The following proteins are co-located in the Pochonia chlamydosporia 170 chromosome 6, whole genome shotgun sequence genome:
- a CDS encoding alpha-galactosidase (similar to Metarhizium acridum CQMa 102 XP_007815219.1), with product MSWSRQAICTLALLGKLPVLGWSSWNAYQHDISEAKIFGAAQAMNDTGLKAAGYTYVNIDDSWAMNKRVKGHIVPDRTRFPDGIDGLAKKIHDLKMKIGIYSDAGTAMCGGDPGSLDHEKTDAGDWASWEIDYLKYDNCHSAGRSGRDRYSRMRDALASQTRPILLNICIWGKENVVTWGNDIGISWRVTDDIRPRWSGSNNGRDKYSIMYILNTNSKLMDHVNFWGHNDADSLEIGNVFNGWSLSPAEERSHFALWAAMKSPLIIGTDISRLKSERLDLLKNKYLLAFNQDDVFGAPAKPYKREDGRPWKTTSDDVHPVDYWSGESKDGFLVLMLNTLDKTVKKTAKWSEIPGLGGKSYKVTDVWTGKDLGCLDEYTADVESHDTAAILVSKETCVSRSLVFI from the exons ATGAGTTGGAGCAGGCAGGCTATATGTACGCTGGCCTTGCTG GGCAAACTGCCGGTTCTGGGCTGGAGCTCATGGAATGCATACCAGCACGATATCAGTGAGGCAAAGATTTTTGGCGCAGCCCAGGCAATGAATGACACGGGTCTGAAGGCTGCTGGCTACACCTACGTCAACA TTGACGACAGCTGGGCTATGAACAAACGTGTTAAAGGCCATATTGTGCCGGACAGGACTCGGTTCCCTGACGGGATTGACGGcctggccaagaagattcATGATTTGAAAATGAAAATAGGGATTTATAGTG ACGCGGGAACCGCAATGTGTGGTGGCGACCCTGGCAGTTTGGATCATGAGAAGACAGATGCCGGTGACTGGGCTTCATGGGAAATTGACT ACCTCAAATA CGACAACTGCCATTCAGCGGGCCGGAGTGGCCGCGATCGCTACTCCCGCATGCGGGACGCGCTGGCAAGTCAGACACGCCCGATTTTGCTTAACATTTGCATCTGGGGCAAGGAAAATGTCGTGACATGGGGCAATGATATTGGAATTAGCTGGCGTGTTACCGACGATATCAGACCGCGCTGGTCGGGGTCAAATAACGGCAGAGACAAATATTCCATCATGTACATCCTCAACACGAACTCGAAACTTATGGACCACGTTAACTTCTGGGGCCACAACGACGCCGACAGCCTCGAGATTGGCAACGTTTTCAATGGTTGGAGTCTTTCGCCTGCAGAGGAGCGCTCGCACTTTGCCTTATGGGCAGCCATGAAGTCGCCCCTGATCATCGGGACCGACATAAGCCGGCTCAAAAGTGAACGCCTTGACTTGCTCAAGAACAAGTATCTCCTTGCCTTCAACCAGGACGACGTGTTTGGCGCTCCCGCAAAACCGTACAAGCGGGAAGATGGCAGGCCATGGAAGACGACGTCGGACGATGTGCACCCGGTCGACTACTGGTCTGGCGAGTCCAAGGACGGCTTTTTGGTACTGATGCTGAACACGCTTGACAAGACGGTaaagaagacggccaagTGGTCCGAGATTCCTGGCCTAGGTGGTAAAAGCTACAAGGTTACCGACGTGTGGACTGGCAAAGACTTAGGTTGCTTAGATGAGTATACAGCTGATGTGGAGTCGCACGACACGGCTGCCATCCTGGTGTCCAAGGAGACGTGCGTAAGTAGATCCCTCGTCTTTATTTAA